CCGTAAAGAAGCAAAAGAGAGTAAATATTGGTTGGAGTTGATAGATACAAACCATTCTGAAAACTCTAATGTTTAGAATTTTGAATTTAGATATTGTTTCGTGCTTCGTGCTTCGGATTTCGTGCTTAATTCAGATATTGTTTCGTGCTTCGGATGTATGTGTTTAGCTCCTTAATATGTGTTAAAGCTTCCTCATCAAAGAGCCAGAAATCGCTTTGTTTAATTGTTTAGCTTTAGCTAAACACGTACAAAAAATGGCATTTTTAAGGGGATGGTCGCGTAAGTTTGGTTAAGAATAAAGATATGATATACTTACTTTCTTATCTTAAGCTTTTTAATGAGAGAAGCATATCTCTTGTTTGATTTCCTTTTGAGGTAATCAAGAAGTTTTCTCCTTTTATTAACAAGCCTTATCAGGCTTCTTCTTGTTTGGAAATCCTTTTTATTTGCTTTAAAATGGCCTGTTAGGTTGTTAATCCTTGCGGTAAATATAGAAACCTGAACCTCTGTCGAGCCAGTATCTGTGCTATGAAGCCCATATTCCTCAATTATATCTTTCTTTACTAACATAATAAAAAGTATAAATTAAGCAAGTAATGGTTGTCAAGGCATCATTTGTATCCTCTTATCCTCTTCTTTCTCTAATTTTACACCATCTACCTTGTATTTTTTAAGGATAAAGTGGGTTGTTGTTGATTGAACATTCTCTATTATGGCAAGCTTTTCTGCAACAAAATAGGCAAGCTCCTTCATTGACTTTCCACTTACTACAACAGCAAAATCATATGCACCAGACATAAGATAGAGGGAGTGAACCTCAGGGTATTGGCAAATCCTCTCTGCAATAGCATCAAAACCCCTATCCCTCTCTGGTGTAACCCTTACATCAATAAAGGCAAAGACCTTTTCCTCTATTGTCTTTTCCCAATCAATGATGGTCTTGTATTTTATAATAACCCCATCGCTTTCAAGCTTTTCAATCTCTTTCTTTACCTCATCACCAGACATCCCAAGCATAGTCCCTATCTTCTCATTGGATGCCTTAGCATCGTTCTCTAGAACCTCAAGAATTTCTTTCTTCATATTCATCCCTCCTTAAGGATAGCCTTTGCAATATCTAGGCTTGCATAGGGCTTTGAAAATTTTAAAGCATTTTCTTTCATTTCCTTTATCTTTTCTTTATTCTGTAAAAGCTCTTTTAAAACATCGGGTATATCATTATATTTTGGCATAATAGCTACTCCTTCGTCTATTAAAATCTTTGCATTTGCCTCCTCCTGACCTGGCACTACCTCTGTAATAACAATAGGAAGCCCCTTGCTAGATGCCTCCATAATCCCTACACCACCTGGCTTTCCAATAATAATATCAGATATTTCCATAAGCTCATAAACATTATCAACAAAGCCAAACACCCTTCCACTTATTCCATATTTCTTAAGAGAAACCTCTAGCCTCTTTTTAAGACCCTTATTTTTCCCTGCAATAACTATTACTTGAAATAGCTCCCTATCCTTTGCCAATTGTGGGATAAACCTCTCTATATGTCCAAGTCCATATCCTCCTCCCATCTCCAGGATAATTGGATGTTTGTTGAAACCAAAATCATCCTTTTTTCC
This DNA window, taken from bacterium, encodes the following:
- the rpsO gene encoding 30S ribosomal protein S15, with the translated sequence MLVKKDIIEEYGLHSTDTGSTEVQVSIFTARINNLTGHFKANKKDFQTRRSLIRLVNKRRKLLDYLKRKSNKRYASLIKKLKIRK
- a CDS encoding Lrp/AsnC family transcriptional regulator; translation: MKKEILEVLENDAKASNEKIGTMLGMSGDEVKKEIEKLESDGVIIKYKTIIDWEKTIEEKVFAFIDVRVTPERDRGFDAIAERICQYPEVHSLYLMSGAYDFAVVVSGKSMKELAYFVAEKLAIIENVQSTTTHFILKKYKVDGVKLEKEEDKRIQMMP
- a CDS encoding glycosyltransferase codes for the protein MKVIVFSIRAGMGHIKAGEAICSAINTLDGNSAKSYILLENTILGWFINFSYLWMARHARWLWSLLYKQKIFYSNTGYIDKGIKNEVLRIIGAEKPDCVCSTHPFITSGISRIKNRNFKIISIATDFDCHPIGIKGNVDLFIVPHKSTKELLLKMEIEEEKIKVIGIPISLKFSKNSNGKKDDFGFNKHPIILEMGGGYGLGHIERFIPQLAKDRELFQVIVIAGKNKGLKKRLEVSLKKYGISGRVFGFVDNVYELMEISDIIIGKPGGVGIMEASSKGLPIVITEVVPGQEEANAKILIDEGVAIMPKYNDIPDVLKELLQNKEKIKEMKENALKFSKPYASLDIAKAILKEG